Within the Platichthys flesus chromosome 16, fPlaFle2.1, whole genome shotgun sequence genome, the region acgagagagagagagttcaaggGTGTTATGTTGCTTTGTTTTAAAACGTTGCGGAACAAAATGTATCACAGAGGGAAGATATAAAGAGAGTGTAAATGCAACATCTTCAGCCGAGcaagtaaataaatcaaactgtACGATCTGCTACTGCAACACAGCAAATACAGGTTGTAACTTTCATCATGTCTGCTCAGCTTATGGTTAAGCTCttttattagattttattttaggTTCATGCAGATGTGATGTTACTCTAATCGACAAAATTTAAGAAGTTTGTGTATTAAtcaatattattttaaacaataaacatttaaaagtattACAGATCTTACAAATCACAAATTACAAACTATAGGATTACTTATTTTACCTCCGGCTTAGAGCATTGGTTTACATAGTGAATGCATAGATGTGTGTAACTTTCATGTTAGTGTCAACTTGTGGCTTTTTAAATCGTTGGGATGTGTTTGcgttatgaaaaagaaaaccgCTATGAGTTGCGTAGAGGATaaaactgtttgtgtctttatcaGGAGATTCTGAACCACTGCTTTGACGACGTGGAGAGATTCATGGGGCGGCTGCAGCAGACGGCCGAGGCCCAGAGTGTTCTCGACCAAAGGACGAAGAAGTCAAGGAAGAGCAAGAAGAAGCCGGGACCCGATGGTGAGAGGATCCTACCAACCAGCTGTGGTTTTCATGGTTTCATAAAGGAAGATTGAGAGGGATGCAGGCTACAGAAGGAAAGTAGGAGCAGGAAACTGAAGGCTGAATATTGGCGAAGTATAAACAGGCAGGCTTTGGAAATTCAGATAAATCTTTCCCTACAACaaatattcttaaaaaaaatatggaatgACTGAAGCTGGAGCCAAGTCGATTCTGGAAGATTCAGAGCACAACTAGCATAATATTGAAAAGAATAAGATTTCATCAGCATCTGTACTGGTTTATTTGCAGGATTTTACAAAAAAACTCTTGATGATTAttatgaaacttggtggaaggatgtaaCCAGTGGTGAAAATAGGTTCCGTTATATTTTACTTTCCGAAAACCACAGTATATCATATGCACGTAACAATAACAGTGAGTGTGGTGTGTAGTGGTGTAGAAGTACACTTAATTAAGTTGTGTTGGTTGTACTCTCCCCTGTGCAGATGATTTGTTGACCATGAAAGCGTTTCCTCCATCAGAGGAGGACTTCTTGGACGTCTTTCAGAAAATCAAGTACTCCCTCAGTCTGCTGGTGAGATTGCACTAGTTACTTTTAACCAAACACTGAGTAACtgcacaggaaatgaaaatgaaactgtctttgtgtgtttaggACCGTCTCAAGTCGTCCATCTCACAGCCTGATGCCTCCGACCTGCTGCATCACATCTTTGTGCCTCTCGGACTAGTGAGTCTCTCCAGTATTTGATTCAgtggtttttctttctgtgaaacCGATGCTGGTGACCTTCTCCTACACAGATGGTGAAAACCACCGGAGGCCCAGCCTTAGCAGCATCCGTGGTCAGTCCTGCTATGACCAGCGGCGCCGTTTCACTGCTCCAAGAGCATCTGGCTGGAGGGGAACAGGAACTCTGGACTTCATTAGGGTCTAACTGGACTTCCTCATGGTATGAGtgttcatgtctctgtgtttaaatgtgggtttgagactgtgttgtgttgagctaACCAAACGCTCTTTCCCCCTTTTTCCCAGTTCGAACCTTGATGTGTCTGCTGGTCCATATTCGCCCGTCTTCCTGGACGGATGGCAGTCGCAGGCCCGCGACTCAGCTGGGCAGCCTCTGGAAGATCCCATCGCGCTGCAGCACAAGCAGGATGCCCTCAGAGAAAGGAGACAGCCACAGACTCTGCAGAAACCAGCTCGACAAGCAGCGGAGGGCGCCGGTGAAGGCACTGATGAAGTGTGAGTCTGTAGATGTGTAATAATGTACTACACAATGCCAGGCAAATTCCAAATGGCTGTAATTAACGCCATTGAATGATAATATTACTAATTTATGTGTCTCTCAACAGATTCAAATTACTGATATCTGACTCCATTTTCATTTCAGAGAAGGGAACGGGCTCccaccagagggagagaggttcTACTGCTGCAGCTACGACTTTGTGGCCAGAAACAGCAGCGAGCTGTCTGTGCTACAGGGAGAAACACtggaggtgaacacacacacacaagcagacaggcACTGAAGGCCCAACCGTCCCCTAATGAATCcacgtttaaattcactagGTCCGGATTTTGATTTGGACCAACACTCATATCAGGCccctcaagatccatgaaatgtgctctgagaaatcaatattGAAAATCTACTATCTCACAAAGTTTAAGAAAGCTAAAGATTCTGGATCCGCCctctgatccggatccacaccaaaatgttaATGGATACTTCCGTTGCCCATATGCCATCCTTCAATCTGTGTTTCACAACAATCCCAGTATTAGTTCTTATGAAATCTTGGGGTAACTTCTTGGTGGAGGTCATTttactatatataatatatattcttGGAATATACCACGAACCTCAGTTGATTCATGAGCCCTCCTCTCTTTAGGTGGTTGAGTCGGCAGCGCGATGGTGGAAATGTCGGAATCGTTTCGACCAGATAGGATTTGTTCCCCACAACATCCTGGAGCCTCTGTCTGCTCTGAACAACACGGGGAGGGACAATCCACTGGTCCGCAGGGAGTCAAAggtacaagaacacacacagcactacTCTCACGGTTTAATGCCCgaaacacttcacacactgtgtgtttttaacccATTTGACGTTTTTTATTCCATCCCTGTTCTTCCACAGATTGCCCTTTCCCCTCCAACAAACTACTTCTCATTTCCTCCATCCAGCCCTGATGGGACAAGTCCTACTGCTGCCAGTCCAACGACGCGCCCACGGAGCGGAGAGGAAAGTGACCGAGGTAACGGACGTCATGTGTAGGATACAAATATAAAGAAGGCCTGTTTATGATTTCTATAATTGgagaaatgtgacattttgacCAAACTCATTTTGTATGATGATGTAAATGACACCTTGCTGCTGTGTGTATTGCATGTGtatgaagttgtgtgtgtctttgcagtcCTGATAATAAACGATGAGCTTCTGCTGCGGCTGGCTGGGAGAAAAGAGTCTGTCCGTCCACCGGTGGTCCCTCGCACCCCGGACACTTCTACTTCCCTCAACTACCACTCGCCCCCTGCTGAGGTGGAGGCCTGGCTCAACGCTAAGGGCTTCAATCAACAGTGAGTGTCCCCCCCACAGGAGACGTCTCCAGCTCGGGGAGATTCACCTGGAGGCTGATTCAGCACAAGGCCACATAATCCTGTCCTCAAGATCCTTAATCATGAGAAATATCACGTCCAACATCGGTTGTgtatcaaaatcaatcaaacttatGACTTTGTTTCACCAAAGGTTTTTGAAATTAGGATTATCAAGTTGTGAGATGG harbors:
- the eps8l1a gene encoding epidermal growth factor receptor kinase substrate 8-like protein 1a, translated to MSTPPQVAPRKTSGLRLVMPPGERPPPGSMSMYTVSENGAHEESNHATQQNAEREVEILNHCFDDVERFMGRLQQTAEAQSVLDQRTKKSRKSKKKPGPDDDLLTMKAFPPSEEDFLDVFQKIKYSLSLLDRLKSSISQPDASDLLHHIFVPLGLMVKTTGGPALAASVVSPAMTSGAVSLLQEHLAGGEQELWTSLGSNWTSSCSNLDVSAGPYSPVFLDGWQSQARDSAGQPLEDPIALQHKQDALRERRQPQTLQKPARQAAEGAGEGTDEVEGNGLPPEGERFYCCSYDFVARNSSELSVLQGETLEVVESAARWWKCRNRFDQIGFVPHNILEPLSALNNTGRDNPLVRRESKIALSPPTNYFSFPPSSPDGTSPTAASPTTRPRSGEESDRVLIINDELLLRLAGRKESVRPPVVPRTPDTSTSLNYHSPPAEVEAWLNAKGFNQQTIQGLGILSGAQLFSLNKEELRLVASDDGARVYSQIMVQKSLLEDVHKATELEAVMEKQKQKIGVKSVGGAF